From the genome of Patescibacteria group bacterium:
TCTTCGGGTAAAGTTATTCTGGTCGAACGCCAAAGGTACGCTTACGGTTGGCACATCATTGTTGACCACGGTTTGGGTTTGTCAACCCTTTACGCTCATTTATCGGATATTTACGTTGAGGCGGGCCAGACCGTCAGTCGCGGGCAAATCATCGGGAAGATGGGTTCAACCGGAAGATCAACAGGGACACATCTGCACTTTGAAGTCCACAAAAACGGCGTGGCCGTTAATCCTTTCTCCTTCCTCAAGTAACACTCTTCCTGCCATAAGCAGAGCTTTTACTTCGTAAAAAGCAGAGCTTTTACTTCGTAAAAAATTGCGAGGTATTCTTGAAGCGCCGAATAACAACCCTTTTAAGAAGCAGATGGAGATGGAGAGGGGGACTTCTCTTTCTTTGTTCCCGAAGAAGTGGCGACCGGGGGAGCGGCATTTTCCGGCAGTTTGAGGGGCGGGTTAAGAACGGCCGAAGAAGTGGCCGGTTCGGTTAAGGTTTCCGGCTGGCCCGAAGGCGCTTCTTTGGTTTCTTCTTTAGGCAGTTTGGTTCGTAAATCATCAAGTTCCTTTTTAGCTTTCCGATAATCGTTGGAATTTGGCTCAACCAAGCCGAGTACCCGCTCCATGGCCGCCACTGCCTCTTTAATTTTACCGGTCTCTTTTAAGGCGGCCGCTAAATTATAATAAGCGTTGGCGAAATCAGGCTTGAGGTTTATGGAAAGATTAAATTGGCGGATGGCCTCGTCATAATTTTTAGCCGAGAAAAAGAGGCTGCCCAAGTTAAGACGAAGTAAAGGATTGGTGGGATCCAAAGCGATGGTCTGATTATAAGCGGCCAGCGTCCACTGATCCGCGCCCTGGGCGGCATTAACAAGCGCCTGGTAAATGCTGGTCAGATTTTCCCAGTTGTTGATGCGGTTTGGTCCGAGGTTAACGGCGGCCTTAGCTTCCGCAATCGCCTGCTGAATCAGACCGGAGATATCTTGCCGATCCTGATCGGTTAAATCTTTTTTTGCGGATAAAGCGTTAGCCAGGGCTAAATTGGTTTGAGAATAAGTCAAACGATAATTTTCGCTTTGGGGATTCAAATTAATCGCCTTAATCTGCAGATTGTAAGCATCCGTGCCTCGGTTTTGCGCCAGGGCGGAAAGCGATTGACGGAAATAATAATCGGCCAGCCAAAACCGGCCGAGGCCGTAAAGAGAGACGGCTGAAAGAAGAATCACCACGGTCAGCAAAATTTGCGTGGCGGTTTTGGATCCAAACTTCACCTCGGTTGTGACGGTTTGATTTGCCAATAAGCCTAAAAATAAATAAAGAACGAATAAAAGAAGAGAAACGGCCGGGACAAAGAAAAGAAAAAGAAAGGAGAAGAGAAGGGGCAGAAAAACAAGGTATTTATTTTTGGTCAGGCGGACGGTTCTTAGGATCAAAAAGAGCCAGGCGAAAAGACCAAGAAGCCCGGTTGTCGTTAGGACATAAAAATAATGATTGGAGGACAGACCGAAACGGACATTCCAAAGATTGGTCGAATTGAGGCTTATCGGCCGGCCGGCGGTAAAAGCGGCCAGATAATTATCCAAACCGACGCCTAGAAAGGGAAACCGCTTCAGGGCCTCGACCGCCACAAACCAGCCCGCGGAAAAAGGCAGAAATAAAGGTTTGGCGGTTGTCAATAATTGATAAAAAGTGACCCCAAGACCGCAAAGGATTAAAAGCAGAGCGAAATATTCAAGCGGTTGTTTCTTTTCCCATTCATGCCAAAATTGGGGGAGATAGAAACTTAAAACCAAAGCCAAAAAGAGACCCAAGGATAAAGGATTACCGGCCGGGGTAAAGGTCGTGGCCCGCATAAAGGCAAAGAAGCTTTTTTCGGGAATCAAAGTTTCGCCGACGCCGATAAACTGATAAATGGCGGCAAACGAGAGTAAACTGGCGCTGCCGACAAGGGCTAAGGATATGCCTTTTGTTAAGGAAGTTTCCTTGACCAGAAAATAGAGGACGGTTAGGGCTAGAATCAGGCCGAGACCTTGGGGCATGATTAAAGCCTCGATTTTATTGGTTGAAACTAAAAAATAAACCAAAGCATAGACCAAAAGAATTAAAACTACGGGTAAATCCAAAGAAGACCGCGTGAAGGCAATCTCCTGTTTTTGGTAAGCGCGAAAAGCCCAAGTCACCATCAGGATCAAAAGATAAAAGGACAGAAAGATAAATTTATTAAAATCGTAAAATTCCGTGGTTAAGGGCAAAAAAAAGAGCGGCAGGAAAAAGACTAAACCCAAAATGCCTCTTTCTAAGATTTTATCAAGCATAAGCGGCCAGTTCCTTTCGGTGAATTTCTTCAAGTTTTTTTAAATTTTTAAAATCATCTTTGGTTGGCATATCAGCCTTAATGTCCTGAACATCTCTTTTAATATCAAGAACATCTGTTTCCACCTTGTCCAGCCGGCCATCCACCTTGTCAGCCCGATCCTCAAGCCTCTCGAGTCGTTTATTAACCGCAGAAAATTCTTTTTCCAAATAGGGACCGGCTAAGTCTGCCCAAAAATCACCCAAAGCTTTGATGATTTTTTTATCAACAAGACTACCGATATTTTCAAGGTCTTTTTTAGTGAGCATCTTTTTAATTTTAAAGTCCAACCTTTATTTAGTCAAGATATCAAACTAGGTTAATTTCCGACAATGAACCAGTCGAATTTAATATCGGCGGAACTGGTGGCCGAAACGCCAACGGCAAATTCGCCGCTTCTTTTTTCGGTCACGGTCAGGACCTTGTCGGTTAAGGTCGTCGGGGTCAATAAAATCCGGGCGGAGGCGGTGGCGGCCTCGGCCGAGATCGTGGCGACAAGCTGGCCGGCCAAAAGACTGGCCGAGCCGGCGGTTTTGGCGCCCAGAACCTTAAATTCTTCGGTTTCCACCTTTTTGGCGGTAAGCGTGCCTTCAACCTTGACGTTGCCTTTTTGATCAATCACGATTTTTTGCCCCATCATTTCAATGTTGCCCAATGCTGTGGCCTGCAATTTCAAGGGGAGTGCTAAAGTTTCGATGGAACCTTCAAGACCGTTAACGACCAAAAGGCCGTTGGTGATTTTGCCGGTGAGACCCAGGTCGGAAAGAAGCGTCCGGCCCAAAACCGTTAATTGGCCGGACAAAGTCGCGTCTTTGCCGGTGAGATTTACCAGACTGGCCGAAATCGTGGCTTGGGTACTTAAGCCGAGGGTCAAAAGAGAAATTTGGTTTTTAAGCTCGGCGGTTATCGAAGCCAGCCTCGCCTCAGACGAGGCCAGAGTCGAGTCTAGGCGGGCATATTTATTGTCCAAATTCGAAATCCGAAAATCTAAATCCGAAACTTTTGTTTCGAAATTCGAGTTTAGTGCTTCGAATTTTTGCTTGGTGAGATTGCCGTTTTCGTCGAGTTTGACAGAAAGGGAAGTTAAACTACCGCTTTGTGTGGCGATTTGCCCTTGTTGTTCCTTGATGGCGTTGACGGTAAGCGCCACGACTGATGTCGTGTCCAAGCTCCAATAACCGCTATCCTGCAAAGCACTGGCTTCAGGAAGGACACTTTTGACATTCTGTGCCGAGAAGCCGACATGAACAAAGTCTTCGCCTTTATAAGAAAAGCGTATCGGATTGAGTGCCGAGAGCGCGCTAAGGCCTCCCTGATAATAGCCATAAATGTTTTTCAGGTTCTCATCTGACGTGCAGATAATATCTCCTGAAGTGTTAGCCGAGAGGGTGCCGGCGGTTTTACAACCTGCTTGGCGGATGGTGCCGTTGACATCTAATTTCTGCCCCGGCCCTGTCGTCCCGATGCCGACGTTGCCAGAAAGAATTGCTGAAGCTCCCATTGTTTCTTGAGCAGGGTCAATATAGTAGTTTCCATTCTGGTCGGCAAAAACAGTCGCCCTGACCTTGCCGTTCACGTCGAGTTTTTCTGCTGGCGCTGTCGTCCCGATGCCGACATTGCCGCCGTTTGTTATAGTCATGCGTACCGTATTATTCGTCTGTAGTTCAATGAGACCATTTGTAGCATCAGTGCCACCTATTAGCTGAAGTTTATAAAAACTACTGTTTATCGCCAGTCCACCGGCACTATTATCTTTAATAGTCTGACCGTTTGCGAAACCTATCTGTACAGGCTGGTCAAGACTAAGGTTGCCAGCGTAATGAGACGTACCGTTTACATCTAACTTTGCCCCCGGCACCGTTGTCCCAATACCGACGTTGCCGCTACCATTCCAGGTTAAAACTGGCGTTCCGATTGTACTACTAACGGCTGCTTGATAACCTAGAGACCAAGCGCCTGTACCACCATAACTTTCTGTTTGAATGGTTCCATACTTACTTCCGTTAGAAGTGAAGGAAATATCGGTTGCATTGATAGAACCGTCAGTGGCCATGTTAAGATAGGGAGTTTGAACGGAAGTAGAAAACTTAGAATTTCCAACAACGTCTAATTTATATCCCGGCCCCGTCGTTCCTATACCGACATTGCCGCCCCATGGATTAAGAGCCAGATTTTTTGCTGCAGTTCCTGCATCGAAAGTCTGGATTTCTCCAAAATCCGCAGTGTCATCATAGCCAATAAATAAAGCCTTCAGTGGATGAGAAGTCCCAGATATGCGCAATTGGGTGTTCTGATAGGTGGAAGCTATATCCACATTTTTAGAAAGATGGAGTAGGGCTGCAGGTGCCGTCGTCCCGATGCCGACGTTGCCGGTTGATTTTATGACAATCGCGTTTGTATCAAGCGACCCAGCATTGCTAACCCTAAGATAAGTATCTACGCCAGTGGCTGAGTTATCCACGAAGAAATTTTGAGTTCCATTAGAGCGGATATAATTTGACCCTAATTGTGTATAAAGAGCGGTTGTGTTTGAAGAACGAATGGTGCCATATACATCCAATTTTTCGCTCGGTGCTGTCGTTCCAATACCCACGTTCCCCCCGAAGTAATTGGTTCCTCCGGCGGAGTAGAGAGCAAAGTTGTTGGTGCCCGCAGATTGAGTGTTGACATACAAGCCATAATTATTGGTCAAGGAGGAACCGGCATTGACGGTGGGATTGTCAACGTAAAGTCCATAAAGATTGGTGATTGAAGAGGTGGTGCCCACCCCAATGTTACCAGAGACATAATCAACAAAAAGATTGGTCAGTTGGGGAGAAGTGCCTCCTATGCCGATGTTTGGCCGGTTGTACATGCCGTAGATTGAAGTCACCGGTGTCGCCGAGTTCATGGTTCCCGTGTAAGTGTTATCCAACTTTGTTTGGTAGTAAGTCCCGGCCGAAGCCGCGGTGACTGTTTGAGCCACCTCTAAACTTCCTCCCGGACTGGTGGTGCCAATACCGACGTTGCCAGTAAATATTCCATTGCCCACTACATGGAGCGGAGCAGCCGCTGTTCCATCTGCGGTTGACCCTCCAATCCATAAACTTCCATCTGAAGTTTTAAAAACGAACTTGTTATTACCGCCCGTATTTTTGATTGCTAAGGTATCGGAATTCACTTTAACATCGACAGCATTAATAATCGATTGCGCACTCATATCCAACGTCCCTGCTAGTTTAAGATTGCTCGCTGTCAGCCAAGTGCCGTCATCACCAAACTTTCTTGTGGTTTGGAGAGTTGCGTTGCCGGGATAAAATCCTCCGTGGGAATAAACACTATCTGTGAACCTTCCGAGTCCAGAGACATCAAGTTTGTATCCTGGCCCCGTCGTCCCGATGCCGACATTGCCGCCCGGCATTAAGGCCAGATTTTGCGAGGCGGCAGTGATAATTTGGTTAGGACCGGTACCGGTAAAGGTCATGCCGGAACCGTTGCCGGTTAAATTCAAAGCGGCACTGTTGGCGTAAGAATTGGTGAGTTGATTATTCATGGAAAGGGTCGTTATGCCCGAGACGGCACCAGTCGTTGTTAGATTGAAGGCGTTTGAGACTAAAGAAAGATTGCCGGTGGCGTTGCCGATGGCGGTCGCCGAGGTTCCCGTGGCGTTGAGATTGGTGGTGCCGGTGACGGTTAAGCCGCCGGTTCCCTGAATTAGACCTGATCCGGAATTAACACCAACCGCCGTGACCGCGCCGGCCGAGGAAACCTGAAACTGGGAAGTAGCGCCGACCGACAAAGGAGCCGAGGGAGACGTGGTGCCAATACCGACAGAATCTCCAATGGTGGCCGGAGCCAGATTTGTCCCGTTTCTTTGCCAGTAGCCTAAAGACCCGGTGGTGGGAATGGTTGAGGTTAGGTTTTTTGAAGCATCGGTGTAAACTCCAGAGGAGGCGGTTAAGGTTGCGACATTCACCAAAGAGGTGAAGGAGGCGGTGGAGCCTACGCCTAAAGTCCCGTTGACTTCCAGTTTGTAGGCCGGACTGGTGGTGCCAATGCCAACGTTGCCGCCCGGCATTAAGGCCAGATTTTGCGAGGCGGCAGTGATAATTTGGTTAGGACCGGTACCGGTAAAGGTCATGCCGGAACCGTTGCCGGTTAAATTCAAAGCGGCACTGTTGGCGTAAGAATTGGTGAGTTGATTATTCATGGAAAGGGTCGTTATGCCCGAGACGGCACCAGTCGTTGTTAGATTGAAGGCGTTTGAGACTAAAGAAAGATTGCCGGTGGCGTTGCCGATGGCGGTCGCCGAGGTTCCCGTGGCGTTGAGATTGGTGGTGCCGGTGACGGTTAAGCCGCCGGTTCCCTGAATTAGACCTGATCCGGAATTAACACCAACCGCCGTGACCGCGCCGGCCGAGGAAACCTGAAACTGGGAAGTAGCGCCGACCGACAAAGGAGCCGAGGGAGACGTGGTGCCAATACCGACAGAATCTCCAATGGTGGCCGGAGCCAGATTTGTCCCGTTTCTTTGCCAGTAGCCTAAAGACCCGGTGGTGGGAATGGTTGAGGTTAGGTTTTTTGAAGCATCGGTGTAAACTCCAGAGGAGGCGGTTAAGGTTGCGACATTCACCAAAGAGGTGAAGGAGGCGGTGGAGCCTACGCCTAAAGTCCCGTTGACTTCCAGTTTGTAGGCCGGACTGGTGGTGCCAATGCCAACGTTGCCCGAATTGGCGATGACAAACTTCGGCGTGCCCGAGGCCGAGGCGGTAAAAAGATCCTGATTTTGGATTTGGTTAACAATTAGGGCCGCCTTGCCGGAGGCGGTAATCCCGGAATCGGGATTGATGAAAAAAGTGGGCGCGTTCGTCGAGAGCCATTTCGAGGTTGAATTCCAGCGTATCTCGGCATTAGTGGCCGGCACACCTCGTTCAAAGGTTAAGGTAATGTCTTGGGTGTCAGTGGTGGCGTTAGCCGAACCAATCAGCCAATCGTAAGCAGAAGTCGCTCCGGTAACAACCGTGCCTGATAAATTTGTCGCCGTCACGGTATCGGCCCAAACATTAAGCCACCGGCGGGTGTTTGAGCCAAGATTGTAGTTAGAGCCGGGATTAGGAACTAAATCACTGTTAACATAACCGTTAACCGTTAAGCTGTCAGAAGTTGTCGCTCCCAAGATGACGGAACCGTTTAAATAAGTCGCTCCCGCCACTTGCAAAGCGTAAGCACCGGGGTTGGTTGTGCCTATACCCACATTGCCTTCAACGATCAATCCTGAAGTAGGAGCGGCAATGTTCCCGTAGGAAGCACCAATAGAAACATTGCTTAAGACCCCAAGCTTTGATCCGGGAGTGGTTGTGCCGATGCCCAAATTACCGGTAAGATCAGCATTCCCAGAAACGGTGAGTTTATTCGCCGGAGTGGTTGTGCCGATGCCGACGCGGGAGTTTTGCGTATCTAAGGAAAGAAGCGAAGTTTCAAAACTTAAGGCATTGACAGTGGTGTTTTTCAAGTCAACATTTGTCGCTTGAGTCGAAAGATCTAAAGTCGGGGAATCAATCTTGACGGCGGTTGAGCCGGAAAGTTTGATGGTCGGTTCGGTTAAGGTGATGATTCCGTCGGTGGTATTGTCAATGGTGGCGTTGTTAACCAAGGTCAAAAGTCCGGTGTTGGCCACGGTCAGCCGTGAGCCGATGGTAAAAATACCACTGCCCAGAAAGGTAAAAGCATTATTGTCGGTGGCACTGCCGAATTCTAAAAGATTAGTGCTGCCGGTTAATTTAAAAATATTATTTAAGCCGTCATCGCGGAGAGTAAAATTGGAGCCATCTCCATATTGGATGATTCCGGCGCCGTTAAAATCCAAAGTGGCCGCGCCTAAGTTTAAGGCCGTCGTCGAAACGGAATTGATGGTCGGCGCGTTGATAACCAAAGTGGGATTAATGGAAGTACTGCCCAGGGTAATTTTCTCGCTTGAGTTAGTCGTATCTATATTGATATAGTCATTGGTGCCCTCTTGAAGATCAAAAGCATTGATGGTGTTGTCAGGGAGATTGATGGTGGTGGTTCCGGAAACCGTCAGCGTATCAGTGGTTGAATCGCCCAAGATACTGTTGCCGCCAACGGTTAAATTACCACTCGTTTCAATATTGCCGGTGGTCGCTAAAGTTGTTCCCTGGACCGTGAGGGAACCGCCGATACTGACCGCATTGGAAAAATCCGCATCCTTAGACCAAATCTTAAGCCAACGTAAGGGCGTTGTGCCGTCGCCTAAATTATATTTATTGTTTTCCGCGGGGTTAAGATCCGACCCAAGTTGGCTGGCGGACAAAATCAGTTTGGCATTATCAATTTTTAAATTACCGGAAATGGTTGCCGCTCCGAGAAATTCTGCCTGGCCGCCGACTTTGAGCGTGTTTTTCAGGTTGGCGTCATTGACAAAGAGGGTGGCAAAACGTTTACTCGTTAGACCAAGCGAACCCAGGCTGTCGTCGGCAGGATAAAAGTTGGCGCTGTTGTCGCCTTTGATCGAGCCGGCGCCTGAAAAAAGGTTGGCGCTGGGAAAGCCCGCGGCCACCAACACTCCGGCCCCAGACCCCTTAAAGGCCGAAGACGAACCGGCGGCAAGTTCCGAGCCAAGTTGAGATTCTGAAGAAATTTCCACCAAACTCGCGTCGTCCAGATAAATCACGCCGCCCTGATAATCAATAATTTCCAAAAAAGGGTACTTTCCTAAAGCCGCGTTTTCGTAAGTGAAAGTGAAAGGCGTCCAACCCGAAACGCCGGCAATCTCAACCGGCGCCGAAGCCGCAACCTCATCTTTGGCCAGACGAGGATAGTTGGGATCATCTTTTGCGACTTGGCCCATAAACCCAAGACGTAATTTGGGGTGGCCGAGCAAATCTTTGCTTCTTAAAAAAACCGAGAAAGAATAATGGCGGCCGTTGACTGTCGTCGTTTCCGTCTGACTAATTCCCAATGACATTCGATCGTTGCCAGTTCGATTCCCGGAATTTAGGGCGTTTAATTCCGGGAATCGGGAATCCCAAACTTTCATGGCCAAGGTTCCGCTTCTGACCGAGTCATTGCTGACATAGAAGTTTCCTTTATGAGCCATTTCGAGATAGCCCCAGCGCCAAGCCTGGCCGAATTTCGTTTTGCCCTGACCGTCGGTTCCCACCGTGTTTAGAGGATTTTCAAAGGAAGGATTAGCTAAAAGATTTTCCGAAAGGACTTGCGGTTTTAAGCCCAAGGTGGTCTCTTCGGGAATTTTAACACCGGCGACCTCCGGAAAATATAAAGAGGGTCTGATTAAATTGGCTAATTGTTGAGAAAAATAAGCGGTTAAACGCTGAAGATAATCTTTACCGTAAGGAGTTACGGCCAGTCCCACAAGGATGCCGGTTAATAAAATGATTCCCGCCAGCGTGTAGACAAATTTTCTTTGGATTCGAAAGCCAAAATTCCAAAGCCGAAAGCCGAAGGTGGGGGGTGGCGTTTTGAGACTTAAATCCTGTCCAAGAGTTTGTCCGGTAGTTTGGACTTCATACTTGAGTTTTTCCGCGGTCATGATTCTGCCAATTTCGGCCATTGTTTTGCCGGCCTTTTTTAATTCCTGGATTTTTTCCAGAAGTTGCAGGGTGTAGAAAGGGTAGTGACCTTCGGTGAAAGCATTCACTCCGACCTGTTTTCTTTGGGCATGGGGGATGAGGCCGATTTTAGTAAAATAACGCAGACGGTTATTGGGGTTCCCGCGACCAAGACCAATACCTTGTTTTTGACAAAGCAGAATTAAGTCTTTGGCGGTAATTAATCTCTCTCGGGCAGGCGTCATTTGAACTTCAATTTCTCGTTACGGCAAGGAAAATCTCTTGCCATAACTTAACTATAATAATAAAAAAGAGGTCTTGTCAAGAGGGAGCTTGAGGCTAAATTGATATGGTTAGGTAGTAAAAAGAACATGATAAAAAGAGACATGAATTTTAATTCCCGCATTTTCCCAAGATAATTTTTAGCCTTTGGGAGGCGGTAAGTTGCTATTGGTAGGGTCGGAAGAATTAGGTAGGACCAGGTCTTGGAAGAAGAATCTTGTGGTAAAAAAGTTTTATGATATAATAAATAAGTTTGGCGAGGGCCATTAGCACAGTGGTAATGCGCCGCATTCGCACCCGCCTGCCGAAGCGCATGAGGGCTGGTAGCTCATTTGGTAGAGCGCTGCATTCGCATTGCAGAGGTGGGGAGTTCGAATCTCCTCCAGTCCACAAGAGCGGCGGGCAGGTTGAGGGAGGCACTAAAAAATCTGTCGATTTTTCAGTGTAAATAAGCGGTTCGAGTCCGCTCGAGTCCACTTGAAAAGACTATTCGAAGAATAAGGCTTCGCAGGTCTTTTCAAGTGCAAGCACCTTTTATTAAGAGTAAACTCTTTTGACAATGGGTTTACCCTGAAAAAAGCATAGCTTTTTTTAGGGCCCGTGGTATACCGGTAGCATGCCTCCATGGCATGGAGGAGAAGGGGGTTCGATTCCCCCCGGGTCCACCATAAAAAGCTAAGCTTTTTATGGTGTAAACACAATCAAAGTAGGACTTTTGCTTTTTTAGATTTTTTGTGTTACAATACGTCAAGTACATGTACCCGGATCATCGGTGTTCACCATCTCTCTGGTCCGCCAGTTGGCGGCTTTTCCCAGGAGCATGGAGGAAACGAAGCTTCTGGGAATTTAACCAGGGAGGGAGGTGAAATAAAAAATGGCTTTCCAAGATCAAACTTTAAAGTGCCGCGATTGTGGCGCTGATTTTGTTTGGACTTCCGGTGAACAAGAGTTTTATCAACAAAAAGGATTCAATAACGCTCCTGTTCGTTGCCCGGCTTGTCGTCAAACAAAACGCAGCCAAATGCAAGGCACAAGACAGATGACGAAGATTACCTGCAGCCAATGTGGTCGGGAAGACGAAGTTCCTTTCGTTCCCCGAGGTGATCGTCCCGTTCTTTGTCGTGAATGCTTTAGTAAAAGCAAGGGAATGTAATTTTGAATTATTCAAAATAAATTTCTGAAAAGTTACCCCCGCAAGGGGGTAATTTTTTATTCGGCACTTCAAGAATACATTCACCCTTAAGGGAGAATGTTATCCGCCCTGAGGCTAAATTTCCCGCAAAAATAGTTGCGGAAAAAAGACAAGAAAGCAAGATAAAAGACAAAGCCGGTCATAATTAACGCAAGGGCTTCAGGTTTAGCCGGAGAGGTCTAAAAGCGACAGAACCCTGCTTTTAGCAGACAAAAGACATGGCTGCTTGACTCTGTTTTAATTTATCCCTTACGCAAAAGACTCATTCTTAAGAATTAAAAAAGATTGATTTTTGCAGCGGTATTTTTGCCCAAAAAGAGAGAAGATGGAGTATAAGAATATCTCTTTGCGGGGATTATTAGGAAGGTTAATTGAAAATTTAATAAATTCTGCAAAATAAAGAGAATTAATTTTTGGTTTTATTTTAATTACTTTTTCTTCATTTAACTATCTATTATCTATATCAAAAGGTCTTAACTTTACCAAACAGAACAACTTTTGTTTCAAATGGTTGTAATTTTATACATATTTAATTATGCTTATGATGTTATTTGATAACTTGTCTGTGTGAAAACTTTCTCTTGTTTTTGTTTTTATCTCGTCTTTTTTAGTCTTTTAATAAGTTTTTAAATTAACTTTTTTCCCAACGGTATATGTCCCATAGTCATTGTCTCTAAGAATGGTTTACTTTAGTTTTGCCTAAATATTTTTCTTTCCCTCTTTTTCTTTTTAAGAGAAGTTATCGTTTAGCAGTCTGAAACTTACTTTGCCAGAGAACTTTTTGTTCGAATTAAGATTGTTCTGTGGCCTTATTTTTTGACAAATTTTTTTTGCAGGTTTTTGTGTTTTTCCGGTTGCATGTTGGACGAGCCTGATTTATAATGAGTAAAACGAATTATGAAAACAAAAGATCAACCACAAATAATTGAAAAAAAATGGCCCCTCGGTAAAACTTCGGGGAAACAGTCTTATCATCCAGGTGAAATTGAGATTAAATGGCAAGAAAAGTGGGAAAAGGAAAAACTTTATCGGGCCGTTGATTTTGACAAAAGACCTAAAAAATATCTTCTCGTTGAGTTTCCTTATCCTTCCGGCGAAAGATTACATGTTGGTCATGGTCGCAGCTTTACGGCCATTGATGCTTTAGCCCGTAAATACAGGATGATGGGTTTTAATGTTTTATATCCTTTTGGCTGGGACGCTTTCGGTTTGCCGGCCGAAAACTACGCGATCAAAACCGGGATTAATCCGGCCGTAACGACGACTCAAAACATTGCTAATTCTAAAAAACAAGCCAAGACTTGGGCCCTGTCTTTTGACTGGGAAAGAGAAGTCAATACCACCGACCCTGATTATTATAAATGGACGCAATGGATCTTTTTAAAACTTTTAGAAAAAGGCTTGGCCTATAGAGCGGACGTCCCGGTTAATTGGTGTCCGTCCTGCAAGACCAATTTGGCCCAGGAGGAAGTTTTAGCTGACGGGACGCACGAACGCTGCGGTTGTCAGACCGAACGGAGGATGCAGAAACAATGGCTTTTAAAAATTACCGCCTACGCCCAAAGGCTTTTGGATGACCTGAAGATTGTCAATTATTTACCCCGCATCCGTATCCAGCAGGAAAACTGGATCGGTCGAAGCGAAGGGGCCAAGATAAAATTTCCAATTTCTAATCTTGCCATTGAGGTTTTTACAACTCGTCCGGACACTTTATTCGGGGCCGTCGCTTTGGTTTTGGCGCCGGAACACCCTCTTTTAAAAATGCCGGAAATCAAAAAGAAGATGCCCAAGGAAGTGGCGGTCTATCTTGAGCGATCTCAAAAAAAGTCGGAGCTGGAAAGAACGGATCTTAGCAAAGAGAAAACCGGAGTTTTTACCGGTCTTTACGCTCTAAATCCCCTCAATAAGGAGAAACTACCCGTTTGGGTTGGTGATTACGTGATTGGCTGGTATGGAGAGGGAGCGGTGATGGTTGTTCCGGCTCATGACCGAAGAGACTATCAATTTGCGAAAAAATATCACCTGAAGATCAAAGAGGTTGTTTCCGGCGGAGAAATTCAGAAAGAAGCCTATGAAGGAGAAGGGAAGTT
Proteins encoded in this window:
- a CDS encoding tail fiber domain-containing protein: MTPARERLITAKDLILLCQKQGIGLGRGNPNNRLRYFTKIGLIPHAQRKQVGVNAFTEGHYPFYTLQLLEKIQELKKAGKTMAEIGRIMTAEKLKYEVQTTGQTLGQDLSLKTPPPTFGFRLWNFGFRIQRKFVYTLAGIILLTGILVGLAVTPYGKDYLQRLTAYFSQQLANLIRPSLYFPEVAGVKIPEETTLGLKPQVLSENLLANPSFENPLNTVGTDGQGKTKFGQAWRWGYLEMAHKGNFYVSNDSVRSGTLAMKVWDSRFPELNALNSGNRTGNDRMSLGISQTETTTVNGRHYSFSVFLRSKDLLGHPKLRLGFMGQVAKDDPNYPRLAKDEVAASAPVEIAGVSGWTPFTFTYENAALGKYPFLEIIDYQGGVIYLDDASLVEISSESQLGSELAAGSSSAFKGSGAGVLVAAGFPSANLFSGAGSIKGDNSANFYPADDSLGSLGLTSKRFATLFVNDANLKNTLKVGGQAEFLGAATISGNLKIDNAKLILSASQLGSDLNPAENNKYNLGDGTTPLRWLKIWSKDADFSNAVSIGGSLTVQGTTLATTGNIETSGNLTVGGNSILGDSTTDTLTVSGTTTINLPDNTINAFDLQEGTNDYINIDTTNSSEKITLGSTSINPTLVINAPTINSVSTTALNLGAATLDFNGAGIIQYGDGSNFTLRDDGLNNIFKLTGSTNLLEFGSATDNNAFTFLGSGIFTIGSRLTVANTGLLTLVNNATIDNTTDGIITLTEPTIKLSGSTAVKIDSPTLDLSTQATNVDLKNTTVNALSFETSLLSLDTQNSRVGIGTTTPANKLTVSGNADLTGNLGIGTTTPGSKLGVLSNVSIGASYGNIAAPTSGLIVEGNVGIGTTNPGAYALQVAGATYLNGSVILGATTSDSLTVNGYVNSDLVPNPGSNYNLGSNTRRWLNVWADTVTATNLSGTVVTGATSAYDWLIGSANATTDTQDITLTFERGVPATNAEIRWNSTSKWLSTNAPTFFINPDSGITASGKAALIVNQIQNQDLFTASASGTPKFVIANSGNVGIGTTSPAYKLEVNGTLGVGSTASFTSLVNVATLTASSGVYTDASKNLTSTIPTTGSLGYWQRNGTNLAPATIGDSVGIGTTSPSAPLSVGATSQFQVSSAGAVTAVGVNSGSGLIQGTGGLTVTGTTNLNATGTSATAIGNATGNLSLVSNAFNLTTTGAVSGITTLSMNNQLTNSYANSAALNLTGNGSGMTFTGTGPNQIITAASQNLALMPGGNVGIGTTSPAYKLEVNGTLGVGSTASFTSLVNVATLTASSGVYTDASKNLTSTIPTTGSLGYWQRNGTNLAPATIGDSVGIGTTSPSAPLSVGATSQFQVSSAGAVTAVGVNSGSGLIQGTGGLTVTGTTNLNATGTSATAIGNATGNLSLVSNAFNLTTTGAVSGITTLSMNNQLTNSYANSAALNLTGNGSGMTFTGTGPNQIITAASQNLALMPGGNVGIGTTGPGYKLDVSGLGRFTDSVYSHGGFYPGNATLQTTRKFGDDGTWLTASNLKLAGTLDMSAQSIINAVDVKVNSDTLAIKNTGGNNKFVFKTSDGSLWIGGSTADGTAAAPLHVVGNGIFTGNVGIGTTSPGGSLEVAQTVTAASAGTYYQTKLDNTYTGTMNSATPVTSIYGMYNRPNIGIGGTSPQLTNLFVDYVSGNIGVGTTSSITNLYGLYVDNPTVNAGSSLTNNYGLYVNTQSAGTNNFALYSAGGTNYFGGNVGIGTTAPSEKLDVYGTIRSSNTTALYTQLGSNYIRSNGTQNFFVDNSATGVDTYLRVSNAGSLDTNAIVIKSTGNVGIGTTAPAALLHLSKNVDIASTYQNTQLRISGTSHPLKALFIGYDDTADFGEIQTFDAGTAAKNLALNPWGGNVGIGTTGPGYKLDVVGNSKFSTSVQTPYLNMATDGSINATDISFTSNGSKYGTIQTESYGGTGAWSLGYQAAVSSTIGTPVLTWNGSGNVGIGTTVPGAKLDVNGTSHYAGNLSLDQPVQIGFANGQTIKDNSAGGLAINSSFYKLQLIGGTDATNGLIELQTNNTVRMTITNGGNVGIGTTAPAEKLDVNGKVRATVFADQNGNYYIDPAQETMGASAILSGNVGIGTTGPGQKLDVNGTIRQAGCKTAGTLSANTSGDIICTSDENLKNIYGYYQGGLSALSALNPIRFSYKGEDFVHVGFSAQNVKSVLPEASALQDSGYWSLDTTSVVALTVNAIKEQQGQIATQSGSLTSLSVKLDENGNLTKQKFEALNSNFETKVSDLDFRISNLDNKYARLDSTLASSEARLASITAELKNQISLLTLGLSTQATISASLVNLTGKDATLSGQLTVLGRTLLSDLGLTGKITNGLLVVNGLEGSIETLALPLKLQATALGNIEMMGQKIVIDQKGNVKVEGTLTAKKVETEEFKVLGAKTAGSASLLAGQLVATISAEAATASARILLTPTTLTDKVLTVTEKRSGEFAVGVSATSSADIKFDWFIVGN
- a CDS encoding zinc-ribbon domain containing protein is translated as MAFQDQTLKCRDCGADFVWTSGEQEFYQQKGFNNAPVRCPACRQTKRSQMQGTRQMTKITCSQCGREDEVPFVPRGDRPVLCRECFSKSKGM